A DNA window from Ipomoea triloba cultivar NCNSP0323 chromosome 10, ASM357664v1 contains the following coding sequences:
- the LOC116033453 gene encoding uncharacterized protein LOC116033453, which produces MPPRRNVPARDNNDVSAMDRMAMAMEQMAEFMMAQQVHNQAQVQPRVDITKAIANRRPPYYAGEEDPVILEEWIRTFDKLLNAVNCPEEQRVSSAVYYLTKAADNWWTTVGPNLLRDPGFGWEEFKGELRGQFYTERIKGIKCEEFLQLKQQGTTIQVYHDKYVELMRFAQDIVPDEASQARRFVRGLDWGVRSAIAPFMCSTLKEAYNRASDLDPRCL; this is translated from the coding sequence ATGCCTCCTAGACGAAACGTACCTGCTAGGGATAACAATGATGTCTCGGCAATGGACCGCATGGCcatggcaatggaacagatggctgagttcatgatggctcagcaagttCACAATCAAGCCCAAGTGCAACCACGGGTGGATATTACTAAAGCTATAGCAAATAGACGACCACCGTATTATGCGGGGGAAGAAGACCCAGTGATCCTAGAAGAATGGATCAGAACATTTGATAAACTGCTAAACGCTGTGAATTGTCCTGAAGAGCAGCGAGTGTCTTCTGCAGTGTACTACCTGACCAAAGCTGCGGATAACTGGTGGACGACGGTTGGACCTAATCTTCTACGAGACCCAGGATTTGGCTGGGAAGAGTTTAAGGGGGAATTAAGAGGTCAATTCTACACTGAACGAATTAAGGGCATCAAATGTGAAGAATTCCTGCAACTGAAACAACAAGGAACAACAATACAAGTTTATCATGATAAGTATGTTGAGTTGATGAGATTTGCCCAGGACATCGTACCTGACGAGGCAAGCCAGGCAAGGAGATTTGTAAGAGGATTAGACTGGGGAGTGAGAAGCGCGATCGCACCATTTATGTGCTCTACTCTCAAGGAAGCATATAACAGGGCGTCCGATCTTGATCCAAGGTGTCTATGA